The genomic interval GAGGTGTTCGAGACGTCGCTGCGTACATCGACGCAGGCCCTGCGGGCGCTGCAGCAGGTGCCGGTACGTCCGGCGCGGGCCGCCGCCGCGGCCGGTGCCGCCGCGAGCGCGGGTGCGACCGGCCCGCGCCGGACGGGCGCTACCAGTCCGCGTGGCACGGGCGCTGCCAGCTCACGAGGTACGGGTGCGACCGGTCCGCGTGGTACGGGTGCGACCGGACCACACGCAGCGGGTGGTACGGGCCGTGGTGCCGGTGCCACCGGCCCACGGAGGTCGGAGAAGTCACTGGATCAGCCGGGCCGGGGCGCCCGGGCCACGACCGGCGGTGCGGCCGGCGGCGGTGTGGAGGACCAGAACGCGGACCTCGGTCTGGTCGGCTGACGCGGGGTTGCCACACTGACCCCATGCGCGTCTACCTTCCCTCCACGCTCACGGCCGCCCGAGCGGTGCTGCGGGATCGGACGGTGCCGGCCGGCACCGCGTTCGCGGTCACTCCGGCGCTGCGGGAGTGGTACAGCCAGTCCGACACCGAGGAAATGGAGTTCGCGGCGCTGCAGAACGCGGCACGGGCATGCCTGCGCCTGCTGGACGCCGACCCTGACGCCCCGCCACGGCGGTTCGTGTTCGCCGCCGATGTGGAGGAAAAGGGCGTCCGGGTCCGCGACGACCTGGAGCGGGGCGCGGTGGAGGT from Parafrankia irregularis carries:
- a CDS encoding DUF6912 family protein — encoded protein: MRVYLPSTLTAARAVLRDRTVPAGTAFAVTPALREWYSQSDTEEMEFAALQNAARACLRLLDADPDAPPRRFVFAADVEEKGVRVRDDLERGAVEVLEPVPLASVRAVHTDDPADDEAQAAVRAAVDAVLEADLGSDDAAFVVDGAEGFELLWFATQELADLL